The following proteins are co-located in the Sphingomonas panacis genome:
- a CDS encoding siderophore-interacting protein — MFADTLPNRPSAKAPGRLSKALTRLLMKRATVIASERLTDRFRLITLEGAALKGAAWTPGDKVQIAMGSAFVARTYTPIEWNAAAGRMCILGYAHGDGPGGAWVRTVRPGDECDIFGPRGSLDLRRLSGPLAIFGDETAIGLAYAATRQEPRRVLSCHFEVGDLESARQVAVELGLDDAALVERCPEESHVAAMAAALPDLAAAGASFVLVGKAGTVQTLRRALTLPASRLLTKAYWAPGKTGLD; from the coding sequence ATGTTCGCGGACACGCTGCCGAACCGCCCCTCCGCCAAGGCACCGGGGCGGTTGAGCAAAGCGTTAACACGGCTGCTGATGAAGCGAGCCACCGTCATCGCGAGCGAGCGGCTGACCGATCGCTTCCGGCTGATCACGCTCGAAGGCGCGGCGCTCAAGGGCGCGGCGTGGACGCCGGGCGACAAGGTGCAGATCGCGATGGGGTCGGCGTTCGTCGCGCGGACCTATACGCCGATCGAATGGAACGCGGCGGCGGGGCGGATGTGCATCCTGGGCTACGCGCATGGCGACGGGCCGGGTGGTGCGTGGGTGCGGACCGTCCGGCCCGGCGACGAATGCGACATCTTCGGGCCGCGCGGATCGCTCGACCTGCGTCGCCTGTCCGGCCCGCTCGCGATCTTCGGTGACGAGACGGCGATCGGACTGGCCTATGCGGCGACGCGTCAGGAGCCGAGGCGCGTCTTGTCCTGTCACTTCGAAGTCGGCGATCTCGAGAGCGCCCGGCAGGTGGCAGTCGAGCTTGGTCTTGATGACGCGGCACTGGTCGAGCGATGCCCGGAGGAGTCGCATGTTGCGGCGATGGCGGCGGCGCTTCCCGATCTGGCGGCGGCCGGCGCTTCGTTCGTGCTGGTTGGCAAGGCCGGGACGGTTCAGACGCTTCGGCGCGCGCTCACGCTTCCAGCGAGCCGCCTGCTTACCAAGGCGTATTGGGCGCCGGGCAAGA
- a CDS encoding O-methyltransferase — translation MTTLSSVRVAGLLDRLHEEAEVSDREHREEMMTQIDAAGGAIDAVITDMLAEERADYRATYRRYAGNFLAISPAYGRLLYAAARACKARRIVEFGTSMGVSTLYLAAALRDNGGGQLIGSEMEPAKAARARANLEAAGLADLADVREGDALDTLRDVGGEVDLLLIDGAFSLYLPVLKLIEPRLRYGAMIFGENAFDPAYKGYVGDPANGYLAFALPDESRGNIFAVKVA, via the coding sequence ATGACCACATTAAGCAGCGTGCGAGTCGCCGGGCTTCTGGATCGTCTCCACGAGGAGGCCGAAGTTTCCGATCGTGAGCACCGCGAAGAAATGATGACGCAGATCGACGCAGCCGGCGGGGCGATCGACGCGGTGATCACCGACATGCTTGCCGAGGAGCGCGCCGACTATCGCGCAACCTATCGCCGCTATGCCGGTAATTTCCTCGCGATTTCGCCCGCTTACGGCCGGCTTCTCTATGCGGCCGCGCGCGCCTGCAAGGCGCGCCGGATCGTCGAGTTCGGCACGTCGATGGGCGTTTCGACGCTGTATCTGGCCGCGGCGCTGCGCGACAATGGCGGCGGGCAACTCATCGGCAGCGAGATGGAGCCGGCCAAGGCCGCTCGCGCCCGTGCGAACCTCGAGGCGGCGGGGCTGGCCGATCTCGCCGATGTCCGCGAGGGCGACGCGCTCGATACGTTGCGCGATGTCGGCGGCGAGGTCGATCTGTTGCTGATCGACGGCGCGTTCTCGCTGTATCTGCCGGTGCTCAAGCTGATCGAGCCGCGGCTGAGGTACGGCGCGATGATCTTCGGCGAGAACGCGTTCGATCCGGCGTACAAGGGGTACGTTGGCGATCCGGCCAACGGCTATCTCGCGTTCGCGTTGCCGGACGAGAGCCGGGGCAACATCTTCGCCGTGAAGGTGGCGTGA
- a CDS encoding AraC family transcriptional regulator, which yields MPILTGAHDVEWVDPDDVPRPIVAFGAAMDDVGGFELDPHHHRKGQILLVQRGALSCEVEGGLWIVPPRSAIWIPGGARHSIRATGALEGYNAFVDPDVGTPLPTTCCAVSVTPLLRELLTRAAHLPFLYEEGGGNSRLVAVFLDELAAAPVEDLHLPMPADPRLRRIVDEMLAAPAERGSLEIWAARAGVSERTLMRLISRETGMTFGRWRQQLGVVLAVKWLAAGASIQQVAGDLGYESVPSFVTMFRKALGTSPGRYMAERHSG from the coding sequence ATGCCGATCCTGACCGGCGCACATGATGTCGAGTGGGTCGATCCCGACGACGTGCCCCGCCCGATCGTCGCGTTCGGCGCGGCGATGGATGATGTCGGCGGGTTCGAACTGGACCCCCATCATCACCGCAAGGGCCAGATTCTGCTCGTCCAGCGCGGCGCGCTGAGCTGCGAGGTCGAAGGCGGGCTGTGGATCGTACCGCCGCGCAGCGCGATCTGGATTCCCGGCGGAGCGCGCCATTCGATCCGCGCGACCGGCGCGCTCGAAGGTTATAATGCTTTCGTCGATCCCGATGTCGGCACGCCGTTGCCCACCACTTGCTGCGCCGTCTCGGTCACGCCGCTGCTGCGCGAACTGCTTACCCGCGCCGCGCATTTGCCTTTCCTGTACGAAGAGGGCGGTGGCAATTCGCGGCTGGTCGCGGTGTTCCTCGACGAACTCGCCGCTGCCCCGGTCGAGGATCTCCATCTACCGATGCCAGCCGACCCGCGCCTGCGCAGGATCGTCGATGAAATGCTCGCCGCGCCCGCCGAACGCGGATCGCTGGAAATCTGGGCGGCGCGCGCGGGCGTCAGCGAACGGACGCTGATGCGGCTGATAAGCCGCGAGACCGGCATGACGTTCGGCCGCTGGCGCCAGCAACTCGGCGTCGTACTGGCGGTGAAGTGGCTGGCCGCCGGCGCCTCGATCCAGCAGGTCGCAGGCGACCTGGGCTATGAAAGCGTCCCCAGTTTCGTCACGATGTTCCGCAAGGCGCTCGGCACCTCGCCGGGGCGGTACATGGCCGAACGCCACTCTGGCTGA
- a CDS encoding DUF2252 family protein, translated as MSDHPTREDRNAVLEAKRTLKMARSAHAYVRGNTAKFYEWLVESPAARHLPEGPPIWICGDCHLGNLGPIANGAGKVEIQIRDLDQAVIGNPLHDLIRLGLSLATAARGSDLPGVTTARMIEQMMLGYEAALADPTSGDAGPEPDAVKTVRRRALGRRWRHLAKERLDDVEPSIPLGKRFWRLEESEQQAVATVFEEPAVAGMVLALRHREGDQRVSMTDAAYWMKGCSSLGLLRIAAIVEMRDPDDDRAYALVDIKQAIAPIAPAARGAKMPQRQGERVVAAARALSPHLGERIAAAHILDASVFVRELMPQDLKLEVDQFTTDQATKAAHYLAFVVGKAHARQLGAEDRRLWQAELNRSRATKIDAPSWLWESVVDLAGRHEAGYLEHCRRYAMAAAA; from the coding sequence GTGAGCGACCATCCGACCCGCGAAGACCGGAACGCGGTTCTCGAAGCCAAACGAACGTTGAAGATGGCGCGATCGGCACATGCCTATGTGCGCGGCAACACCGCGAAATTTTACGAATGGCTGGTCGAGTCACCAGCGGCGAGGCACTTGCCCGAGGGGCCGCCGATCTGGATCTGCGGCGATTGTCATCTCGGCAATCTCGGCCCGATCGCGAACGGCGCCGGCAAGGTCGAGATCCAGATCCGCGATCTCGATCAGGCGGTGATCGGCAATCCGCTCCACGATCTCATCCGGCTCGGCCTCTCGCTGGCGACGGCGGCGCGGGGCTCCGATCTGCCCGGCGTCACCACCGCGCGCATGATCGAGCAGATGATGCTCGGCTACGAAGCCGCACTCGCCGATCCCACCAGCGGCGATGCCGGCCCCGAGCCGGACGCGGTGAAAACCGTCCGCCGCCGCGCGCTCGGCCGGCGCTGGCGGCATCTCGCCAAGGAACGTCTCGACGATGTCGAGCCATCGATCCCGCTCGGCAAGAGGTTCTGGCGGCTTGAGGAAAGCGAACAACAGGCGGTCGCCACCGTGTTCGAAGAGCCCGCCGTCGCCGGCATGGTGCTCGCGCTGCGGCACCGCGAAGGCGACCAGCGCGTCAGCATGACCGATGCGGCCTATTGGATGAAAGGGTGCAGTTCGCTCGGCCTGCTGCGCATCGCCGCGATCGTCGAGATGCGCGACCCCGACGACGACCGCGCCTATGCGCTCGTCGATATCAAGCAGGCGATCGCGCCGATCGCGCCCGCCGCGCGCGGCGCGAAGATGCCGCAGCGGCAGGGTGAGCGAGTCGTCGCCGCCGCGCGGGCGCTCTCCCCGCATCTGGGCGAGCGGATCGCCGCCGCGCACATCCTCGATGCGTCGGTGTTCGTGCGCGAACTGATGCCCCAGGATCTCAAGCTCGAAGTCGATCAGTTCACCACCGATCAGGCAACCAAGGCGGCGCATTATCTCGCCTTTGTCGTCGGCAAAGCGCACGCCCGCCAGCTCGGCGCCGAAGACCGCCGCCTCTGGCAAGCCGAGCTCAACCGAAGCCGCGCCACGAAGATCGATGCGCCGTCTTGGCTTTGGGAAAGCGTCGTCGATCTCGCCGGCCGGCACGAAGCGGGTTATCTCGAACATTGCCGCCGCTACGCGATGGCGGCCGCCGCCTGA
- a CDS encoding MFS transporter, with product MGGLSSTLSDRQAVWAFALGCLAVTVGVCAHLPMFAMARAMHYHLAGMPMDSFMLVGMGLIVAGTFIAAYGLLPRNVAAQRAAAADIVVAAPEDAQLGPAHWGLMAVLVVALVIDVMKPASLGFTVPGMISEYGVPKKTVSLVPFFALAGTVTGSVLWGWIADVYGRKASILLSAVMFVGTSICGAMPSLAWNIAMCFMMGAAAGGMLPVTYALLAEMMPSRHRGWSLVLVGGLGAVGGYFAASGLSAVLQPIFGWRILWLANLPTGLTLVLLGALIPESAKFLLARGRVQEAEAVMRRFGARATSASATVAAAAPGSHALTGLRLYGKLAALSLCALSWGLINFGLLLWLPADLVAKGYSVGVSSRLLAESALIAFPTVFIAAFLYSRWSTKWALVTMIAMTLAGLLLVLRLELAGSGSPVLPVALLIVGTNGIIAIVLPYTAESFPMRVRGRATGWVAACTKSGGLLAQGLTISGIVLSMGLSSALVMLPTAVSLILIAWFGRETRGRDLRDLDAETAQVGRPEA from the coding sequence ATGGGCGGACTGAGCAGCACTTTGTCGGACCGGCAGGCGGTCTGGGCCTTCGCGCTCGGCTGCCTCGCGGTCACGGTCGGCGTATGCGCGCATCTGCCGATGTTCGCGATGGCGCGCGCGATGCATTATCATCTCGCCGGAATGCCGATGGACAGTTTCATGCTGGTCGGAATGGGGCTGATCGTGGCGGGCACCTTCATCGCCGCCTACGGGCTGCTGCCGCGCAACGTCGCGGCGCAACGCGCCGCCGCTGCCGACATCGTCGTCGCCGCACCCGAAGACGCGCAGCTCGGCCCGGCGCATTGGGGTTTGATGGCGGTGCTGGTGGTCGCGCTCGTCATCGACGTGATGAAGCCCGCCTCGCTCGGCTTCACCGTGCCGGGGATGATCAGCGAATATGGCGTCCCCAAGAAGACCGTCTCGCTCGTGCCGTTCTTCGCGCTCGCCGGCACCGTCACCGGCTCGGTGCTGTGGGGCTGGATCGCCGACGTCTACGGCCGCAAGGCGTCGATCCTGCTGTCGGCGGTGATGTTCGTCGGCACCTCGATCTGCGGCGCGATGCCGAGCCTCGCGTGGAACATCGCGATGTGCTTCATGATGGGCGCGGCGGCGGGCGGGATGCTGCCGGTGACCTACGCTCTGCTCGCCGAGATGATGCCGAGCCGGCATCGCGGTTGGAGCCTCGTGCTGGTTGGCGGTCTCGGCGCGGTCGGCGGCTATTTCGCGGCGAGTGGGCTGTCGGCGGTGCTGCAACCGATCTTCGGCTGGCGCATCCTGTGGCTGGCCAACCTTCCCACCGGTCTGACCTTGGTGCTGCTCGGCGCGCTGATCCCCGAATCCGCCAAGTTCCTGCTCGCGCGTGGCCGGGTGCAGGAGGCAGAAGCGGTGATGCGTCGCTTCGGCGCCAGGGCCACCAGCGCGAGCGCGACCGTCGCCGCCGCGGCGCCGGGCTCGCACGCGCTCACCGGCCTCAGGCTTTACGGCAAGCTTGCCGCACTCAGCCTGTGCGCGCTGTCCTGGGGCTTGATCAACTTCGGGCTGCTGCTGTGGTTGCCGGCGGATCTGGTGGCGAAAGGCTATTCGGTCGGCGTGTCGAGCCGCCTACTCGCCGAAAGCGCGCTGATCGCCTTCCCCACCGTCTTCATAGCAGCGTTTCTCTACAGCCGCTGGAGCACGAAATGGGCGTTGGTGACGATGATCGCGATGACGCTCGCCGGCCTGCTGCTGGTGCTGCGGCTCGAACTGGCGGGCAGCGGCAGCCCGGTGCTGCCGGTGGCGCTGCTCATCGTCGGCACCAATGGCATCATCGCCATCGTCCTGCCCTACACCGCCGAGAGCTTCCCGATGCGAGTCCGCGGGCGGGCGACCGGCTGGGTCGCGGCCTGCACCAAAAGCGGCGGCCTGCTCGCGCAGGGGCTGACGATCAGCGGCATCGTCCTGTCGATGGGCCTATCCTCCGCGCTGGTAATGCTGCCGACGGCCGTGTCGCTCATCCTGATCGCGTGGTTCGGCCGTGAGACACGCGGCCGCGACTTACGCGATCTCGACGCCGAGACGGCGCAGGTCGGCCGACCCGAGGCGTAA
- a CDS encoding D-alanyl-D-alanine carboxypeptidase family protein, producing MNRLSLAFPGRSLLGACALLCAAGPQPVFARTVARPTSELLIDASSGRPIYASLPDEPRRPASLTKMMTLYLVFDALDAGRLRLDDAITISRNAARQPASRLGIAAGKRLSVRAVIQAMAVQSANDVTVAIAERLSGSEERFAAVMTAKARQLGMTHTSFANATGLTNRGNQTTARDMTKLSLALLKRHARYYRVFSLRSIVWRSRRIVNHDHLLGKVGGVDGIKTGYTADAGYNIATSAQRRGKRIVAVVLGADSLRARDRRAAELVEFGFTHLPPARR from the coding sequence ATGAATCGTTTGAGTCTCGCGTTTCCGGGCCGATCACTCCTGGGCGCATGTGCGCTGCTGTGCGCTGCCGGCCCGCAGCCCGTGTTCGCGCGCACGGTGGCGCGCCCTACCTCGGAACTGCTTATCGATGCGTCGAGCGGCCGGCCGATCTATGCCAGCCTGCCGGACGAGCCGCGCCGTCCCGCGTCGCTCACCAAGATGATGACGCTGTATCTCGTGTTCGACGCGCTCGATGCCGGCAGGTTGCGGCTCGACGATGCCATCACGATCTCGCGCAATGCCGCGCGGCAGCCTGCCTCGCGTCTCGGGATCGCGGCCGGAAAGCGCCTGTCGGTGCGCGCGGTGATCCAGGCGATGGCGGTGCAGTCCGCCAACGACGTGACCGTCGCCATCGCCGAACGGCTGAGCGGCAGCGAGGAGCGATTCGCGGCGGTGATGACCGCCAAGGCGCGGCAGCTCGGCATGACCCACACCAGTTTCGCGAACGCGACCGGGCTCACCAACCGCGGCAATCAAACCACCGCGCGCGACATGACCAAGCTTTCGCTGGCACTGCTGAAGCGGCACGCCCGATATTATCGGGTCTTCAGCCTCCGCTCGATCGTCTGGCGCTCGCGGCGCATCGTCAATCACGATCACCTGCTCGGCAAGGTCGGCGGGGTCGATGGCATTAAGACCGGCTACACCGCCGACGCCGGCTACAACATCGCGACCTCTGCCCAGCGGCGCGGGAAACGGATCGTCGCCGTCGTGCTCG